The Candidatus Saccharibacteria bacterium RAAC3_TM7_1 nucleotide sequence AATATTTCCCACATTTGGTTAACTGGATTTTTTCCGATCACAAAACCAAGCTGAGAAAAGTTAGCACTGTATACCCACGCCGATGTCGTGATAGTAGTTGCAATACTTATCGTCGGAACCTGTATATAGGTATTGCTGCCGTTGAAGGCATACGCCTGGTTTGTGCTGCCGTTCTTGTCAGTAGTGGGTGATGCATTTACCACGAGTCCGTCGTGTCCACCACCGCTGGTATCATTACCGTTGCCATTGAGCGGCCACCAGCCGACCAGCCCTTGCGTTGGGCAACTGCCAGCTTGCGGTGACTGATTGATACCATCGAGATAATATGTCACGTCCGCAACTTTTGTACTGCCACCTTGCAGGCAAAACGAACTGCCGTCGCTACTGCCGCCACCAGCAATCGCCACACTGTCGCCACTCTTAAAACTTGACGGCACGGCGAACGGATAGCCGCTGCCAAAGTTTTTTGCTTGCTCCAGCGCTGCAGCGGCTGACTTTAGGTCGGCCTGTACCGAGCTTTGCGCTAGTCGTGTCTGCCAGGATCCATAACCTACAACGGTAATACCTGCTAATATAGCCACGACAGCAACCACGATCATAAGTTCGACAATCGTAAACGCAACGTTGAAATATCTATTTTTACGTGCCCACTTCATGTTCATAACTATAGCATTTTATACAGACGTGGAAAACTTTTTTATCTGCAGTGCTTTTTGTTTACCAACCGCCTGCACCAGCTCTGC carries:
- a CDS encoding Laminin G sub protein (RAAC3_TM7_1_26), which translates into the protein MNMKWARKNRYFNVAFTIVELMIVVAVVAILAGITVVGYGSWQTRLAQSSVQADLKSAAAALEQAKNFGSGYPFAVPSSFKSGDSVAIAGGGSSDGSSFCLQGGSTKVADVTYYLDGINQSPQAGSCPTQGLVGWWPLNGNGNDTSGGGHDGLVVNASPTTDKNGSTNQAYAFNGSNTYIQVPTISIATTITTSAWVYSANFSQLGFVIGKNPVNQMWEIFFSGTLMYWRGGAPYNNNTVCTIPSANNWHHIVGLQDGANTALYIDGIKCDSDTGSTAIGNGTGTIDIGRFASSYYFNGKIDDVRLYSRALSDAEVQAVYNAGPQ